In bacterium, a genomic segment contains:
- a CDS encoding inositol-3-phosphate synthase, which translates to MEKIRVAVAGIGNCASSLIQGIEFYRHRHGVGLAGLMHPKIGDWKCSDIEIVVAFDIDRRKVGRSLEEAIFAKPNCTRIFQSSLPVSGVRVQMGPILDGVAPHMIDYGDDEAFRTADVDPVEIAPALKEAQAEILVCYLPVGSEEAVHHYAQACLEAHVAMINCVPVFIASQPDWARKFCEAGLPIIGDDIKSQVGATIVHRTLTRLFGDRGMNLERTYQLNTGGNTDFLNMLALDRLKSKKISKTESVQSQLDERLEARNIHIGPSDYVPWQDDNKVCFIRMEGRGFGDAPIELELRLSVQDSPNSAGVVIDAIRCAKLGLERGLGGPLEAVSAYYMKSPPKQTRDSVARIRCRAFIRGMDTNGGEVEQSGQTGVGR; encoded by the coding sequence ATGGAGAAAATCAGAGTCGCCGTTGCTGGCATAGGGAATTGCGCGAGTTCCCTGATTCAAGGTATCGAGTTCTACAGGCACCGTCATGGCGTTGGGCTCGCCGGCCTCATGCACCCGAAGATCGGTGACTGGAAGTGCAGCGACATCGAGATCGTCGTCGCTTTCGACATCGACCGCCGGAAAGTCGGAAGATCGCTAGAAGAGGCCATTTTTGCCAAGCCGAACTGCACCAGAATCTTCCAGAGTTCGCTGCCCGTGTCCGGAGTCAGGGTGCAAATGGGGCCCATCCTCGATGGTGTGGCTCCTCATATGATCGATTACGGCGATGACGAAGCCTTCCGGACGGCCGACGTAGACCCGGTTGAGATTGCCCCGGCGCTCAAGGAGGCGCAGGCCGAGATTCTGGTCTGCTACTTGCCCGTCGGCTCCGAGGAGGCGGTGCACCACTACGCGCAGGCCTGCCTCGAGGCGCACGTGGCCATGATCAACTGCGTTCCGGTGTTCATCGCCTCCCAGCCGGATTGGGCGCGAAAGTTCTGCGAGGCAGGCCTGCCGATCATCGGCGACGATATCAAGAGCCAAGTCGGAGCCACCATTGTCCACCGAACGCTGACGCGACTGTTCGGGGATCGCGGGATGAACCTCGAGCGGACCTACCAGCTGAACACAGGCGGCAACACCGACTTCCTCAACATGTTGGCGTTGGACCGCTTGAAATCCAAGAAAATCTCCAAGACAGAATCCGTGCAATCGCAACTCGATGAGCGCCTCGAGGCGAGGAACATCCACATCGGTCCGTCGGACTACGTGCCGTGGCAGGACGACAACAAGGTCTGCTTCATCCGGATGGAAGGGCGGGGCTTCGGAGACGCGCCCATCGAGCTCGAGCTCAGGCTGTCGGTCCAGGATTCGCCCAACAGTGCCGGTGTCGTCATCGATGCGATCCGTTGTGCCAAGCTGGGACTTGAGCGTGGTCTTGGTGGTCCTCTGGAAGCGGTCTCCGCCTACTACATGAAGAGCCCACCGAAACAGACGCGCGACTCGGTTGCCCGCATACGATGTCGAGCCTTCATCCGCGGAATGGATACGAACGGGGGGGAGGTTGAGCAGAGCGGTCAAACCGGCGTTGGCAGATAG